In the genome of Croceimicrobium hydrocarbonivorans, one region contains:
- a CDS encoding ArsR/SmtB family transcription factor, with translation METRRDVFQAIADPTRRAILSLVAAGAMTPGTIAENFDATRQTISRHIRILNECDLLEQKQQGREILYYFNPDKMKEVSDFIEPFRKMWEARFDQLEAVMKQYQSKNKS, from the coding sequence ATGGAAACGCGAAGAGATGTATTTCAAGCCATAGCCGATCCCACACGAAGAGCCATTCTTAGTTTGGTGGCAGCTGGCGCCATGACACCCGGTACTATCGCCGAAAATTTTGATGCTACTCGTCAAACCATATCCCGGCATATCCGCATCCTAAATGAATGCGATCTGCTGGAGCAGAAGCAACAGGGGCGTGAAATACTCTATTACTTCAATCCGGATAAGATGAAAGAGGTAAGCGATTTTATTGAGCCCTTCCGGAAGATGTGGGAAGCGCGTTTCGATCAGTTGGAAGCAGTGATGAAGCAATATCAATCCAAAAATAAATCTTAA
- a CDS encoding SRPBCC family protein yields MELKTQVKAGQGQQEIVISRQFDLPLELLFKAFTEADLFAQWMGTKVLKLEAENHGSYRFETSDPSGKVVFSANGTFHEIDVNRKIVRTFQMEGTPFPAQLEFLEFESLSEHSSLLKMQIIFRSEAFRNQLLQMPFASGLSMAHDRLQNLMTQ; encoded by the coding sequence ATGGAACTAAAAACGCAGGTTAAAGCGGGGCAGGGGCAACAAGAAATTGTAATTAGTCGGCAATTTGATTTACCGCTGGAACTCTTGTTCAAGGCTTTTACCGAAGCCGATCTTTTTGCCCAATGGATGGGCACCAAAGTCCTAAAGTTGGAAGCCGAAAATCATGGTAGCTATCGATTTGAAACCTCAGATCCTAGCGGCAAAGTGGTGTTTAGTGCCAATGGTACTTTTCATGAGATTGATGTGAACCGTAAAATTGTTCGCACCTTTCAAATGGAGGGCACTCCCTTTCCTGCTCAATTAGAATTCTTAGAATTTGAAAGTCTGTCAGAGCATTCCAGTCTTTTGAAAATGCAAATCATCTTTCGCTCCGAGGCTTTTAGGAATCAATTGCTGCAAATGCCCTTTGCATCCGGTTTAAGCATGGCCCACGACCGTCTTCAAAATTTAATGACTCAGTAA
- a CDS encoding DoxX family protein: protein MKKRDKIIYWIATIWLSMGMVSSGLVQILQIEEERIMMQRLGYPDYFMIILGVWKLLGVIAVLIPKAALLKEWAYAGFFIAMSGALVSHWAVNDPAMESFGPSLLLVLTVLSWYFRPESRRPKA from the coding sequence ATGAAAAAGAGAGATAAGATCATTTATTGGATTGCCACTATCTGGCTAAGCATGGGCATGGTATCCTCAGGCCTGGTACAAATCCTGCAAATAGAAGAAGAGAGAATCATGATGCAGCGTTTGGGTTACCCTGACTATTTCATGATAATTCTGGGGGTTTGGAAACTACTGGGAGTAATAGCAGTATTAATACCCAAAGCTGCGCTATTGAAGGAATGGGCCTATGCGGGCTTCTTCATCGCCATGTCCGGGGCATTAGTTTCCCATTGGGCCGTGAATGATCCGGCAATGGAGTCTTTCGGTCCCAGCCTATTATTGGTTTTAACAGTACTTTCCTGGTATTTCCGCCCGGAGTCGCGGAGGCCTAAAGCTTAA
- a CDS encoding sigma-54-dependent transcriptional regulator, with translation MAKILLVEDEKAIRNVLRNILQDEDKSYQISEAEHGKAAIDLLANEEHDLVLCDIKMPGMDGIEVLEHIKAKYPETTVVMISGHGDLETAVDSMRKGAYDYISKPPDLNRLLNTVRNALDRNTLEKENKTLRKKVSRKYQMIGTSQALEDIKEIIEKVAPTDARVLITGPNGTGKELVAHWVHQKSERSKGPMIEVNCAAIPSELIESELFGHKKGAFTSAVRDRAGKFEQANGGTLFLDEIGDMSLSAQAKVLRALQEGRVSPVGSDKEIKVDVRVLAATNKNLQEEIAAGRFREDLYHRLSVILIQVPALNDRREDIPLLAEHFAQQIASEYGNAPKPFSKDAMKALMELDWTGNIRELRNVIERLIILSAEEVSADDVQKFARK, from the coding sequence ATGGCAAAGATCCTCCTTGTAGAAGACGAAAAAGCAATACGTAATGTCCTGAGAAACATCCTTCAGGACGAAGATAAATCCTATCAAATCTCCGAAGCAGAGCATGGCAAAGCTGCCATCGACCTGCTCGCAAACGAAGAACACGACCTGGTGCTCTGCGATATTAAGATGCCCGGCATGGACGGCATTGAGGTTTTAGAGCATATTAAAGCCAAATATCCAGAGACTACCGTGGTAATGATTTCCGGTCATGGTGACTTGGAAACCGCCGTAGACAGTATGCGTAAAGGAGCCTATGATTATATCTCTAAGCCCCCTGATTTAAATCGCCTGCTTAATACAGTGCGCAATGCCCTGGACCGTAATACTCTTGAAAAGGAGAATAAAACCCTCCGTAAAAAGGTCAGCCGTAAGTACCAAATGATTGGTACCAGTCAGGCCCTGGAAGACATCAAAGAGATTATCGAAAAAGTAGCGCCTACCGATGCCCGGGTTTTAATTACCGGCCCTAATGGAACCGGTAAGGAACTGGTAGCCCATTGGGTGCATCAGAAGAGCGAACGTAGCAAAGGCCCAATGATCGAAGTAAACTGCGCCGCCATTCCATCGGAGCTGATTGAAAGTGAACTCTTCGGACATAAGAAAGGAGCCTTTACCTCGGCCGTGAGAGATCGTGCCGGTAAATTTGAACAAGCCAATGGCGGTACCCTCTTTTTAGATGAAATTGGAGATATGAGTCTATCGGCCCAAGCCAAAGTATTACGCGCCTTGCAAGAAGGTCGGGTAAGCCCGGTAGGCAGCGATAAGGAAATAAAGGTGGATGTACGCGTATTGGCGGCCACCAATAAAAATCTGCAGGAAGAGATTGCCGCCGGTCGTTTCCGCGAAGACCTCTACCATCGCTTAAGCGTGATCCTGATTCAGGTGCCCGCATTGAATGATCGTAGAGAAGATATTCCACTATTAGCAGAGCATTTCGCACAGCAAATTGCCAGCGAATATGGCAATGCCCCCAAGCCTTTTAGCAAAGATGCGATGAAAGCATTAATGGAACTCGACTGGACCGGAAATATCCGGGAACTGCGAAATGTTATAGAACGATTGATCATTCTGAGCGCCGAAGAAGTAAGCGCGGATGATGTCCAAAAATTTGCACGAAAATAA
- a CDS encoding Ppx/GppA phosphatase family protein encodes MKIAIIDCGTNTFNLLIRSQEENRTLFNTKIPVRLAEDADDELRISDAAMERAMAALKSHRETALEWQAEALYVVATAAVRTAPNGPDLVARAESELGIRINVITGDTEARLIYEGVQQGIEFKEAPTLIMDIGGGSTEFILLRDQKPVWQASFPIGSSVMLNRFRPADPIQKEEIDAIDDYLDEKLISLKEACGKEYPRVLIGSSGSFDTLAQMCADNFKTSRFEEDETSYTFSMHEYMQISKKMLESTFEERLNTPGMIPMRADMIVMACIEINFIIKRFGIRLLQQCNYALKEGLYYALENEAEQWQRSSL; translated from the coding sequence ATGAAAATTGCCATAATTGATTGCGGTACCAACACCTTTAACTTGTTGATCCGCTCTCAGGAAGAGAACCGCACCCTCTTTAACACGAAGATTCCGGTTCGCTTAGCGGAAGATGCCGATGATGAGCTCCGCATTAGTGATGCAGCGATGGAGCGTGCCATGGCCGCCCTTAAATCGCATCGAGAAACCGCCCTCGAATGGCAAGCCGAAGCCCTGTATGTGGTAGCTACCGCAGCGGTGCGCACTGCCCCCAATGGTCCGGATTTAGTGGCTCGGGCCGAAAGTGAATTGGGCATCCGTATTAATGTAATTACTGGAGATACCGAAGCTCGCCTCATTTACGAAGGGGTACAGCAAGGCATCGAATTTAAAGAAGCTCCTACCCTGATTATGGACATCGGCGGTGGCAGTACCGAATTCATATTGCTTCGCGATCAAAAACCCGTTTGGCAAGCCTCCTTCCCCATTGGCAGCAGTGTTATGCTAAATCGTTTTCGTCCTGCCGACCCTATCCAAAAGGAAGAGATTGATGCCATCGACGATTACCTCGATGAAAAGCTCATCTCCCTTAAGGAAGCCTGCGGTAAGGAATACCCCAGGGTATTAATTGGCAGCAGTGGTAGCTTCGACACCCTGGCTCAGATGTGTGCAGATAATTTCAAAACTTCTCGCTTTGAGGAAGACGAAACCAGCTATACCTTCTCCATGCATGAGTACATGCAGATTTCCAAGAAAATGCTGGAATCTACCTTCGAAGAACGTTTGAATACTCCGGGTATGATTCCCATGCGAGCCGACATGATTGTGATGGCTTGTATTGAGATCAATTTTATCATCAAACGCTTTGGGATACGTCTCTTGCAACAATGCAATTACGCTTTAAAAGAAGGCTTATATTACGCTCTCGAAAACGAAGCGGAGCAATGGCAAAGATCCTCCTTGTAG
- a CDS encoding mechanosensitive ion channel family protein, which yields MDSLKDFFELELIKVDDWSLTVANLLWVVLVILVAILMRWLFKKYLRRLEKLERLDRGKSYAIYSIGTYIIFIIAIISSIDSLGFNVTVLLASSSGVLIGLGLGLQDLFRDMIAGFIILFERTVTAGDIVEVNGTIGQVKDVGLRTTTLLTREQIILIVPNVKLTTDNVINWSQNNHVTRFSIPVGVAYGSDTKLVEKLLLEVAEKHPDVLKAPKPMVFFKDFGDSSLDFHLYFFSRNLFQIEKTKSEMRYEIDQKFRDNKVSIPFPQRDLWFRNAPNTANEE from the coding sequence ATGGATTCTCTGAAGGACTTTTTCGAACTGGAACTTATTAAGGTAGACGATTGGAGTCTTACCGTTGCCAATCTCTTATGGGTGGTGCTGGTGATCTTAGTCGCCATCCTCATGCGTTGGCTTTTTAAGAAATACCTGCGACGACTCGAAAAATTGGAGCGCCTAGATAGAGGTAAGTCCTATGCGATTTATTCCATCGGCACCTATATCATTTTCATCATTGCCATCATCTCCTCCATCGACTCCCTGGGCTTTAATGTCACCGTACTTTTAGCTTCTTCGAGTGGGGTATTGATTGGCTTGGGTCTGGGATTACAAGACCTCTTTAGAGATATGATTGCAGGATTTATCATCCTCTTCGAAAGAACTGTAACCGCCGGCGATATTGTAGAAGTAAATGGCACTATTGGCCAGGTTAAGGATGTAGGTTTACGCACTACTACCTTGCTTACTCGGGAGCAAATTATATTAATTGTTCCCAATGTGAAGCTTACTACCGATAATGTGATCAACTGGAGTCAGAACAATCATGTTACGCGTTTCTCCATTCCGGTGGGGGTTGCTTATGGAAGCGACACTAAATTGGTGGAGAAGCTATTATTGGAAGTAGCGGAAAAGCATCCCGATGTTTTGAAAGCCCCCAAGCCGATGGTTTTCTTCAAAGACTTTGGCGATAGCTCCCTAGACTTCCACTTGTATTTCTTTTCACGGAATTTGTTTCAGATCGAAAAAACCAAAAGCGAAATGCGCTACGAGATCGATCAGAAATTCCGCGATAATAAGGTGAGTATACCTTTCCCTCAAAGAGACCTTTGGTTTCGAAACGCCCCAAACACAGCAAACGAAGAATGA
- a CDS encoding ABC transporter permease — protein MKNLGLIIRREFLTRVRKPSFIILTLLAPILMAAVMFLPAYLATLPGDEKVITILDESYLMDIYDKGNEEISFKYLNPKDFDFETAKALVEGREDYAFVHVPVSEGGDPDFIARNIRVFRAGDLSLSVESYLERSLEKYIQKEKLKAEGVDPEVVARTKTQVNLRIINTEEGRETENATIVKMGIGYVAAFAIYLFIFIYGAQIMRGVIEEKTNRIMELMVSSIRPFELMMGKILGIGALALLQFVIWIGLGLLIFTIFTAVFIDPSLSSGTAVQMEGMNALPDNAAFDIYRSLQSIPFTKVLLSFLYYFFGGYLLYGALFAAIGSAVDKETDSQQFMLPLTIPLILSLIVILRALDNPDGSLAVWMSMIPLTSPLVMMARVPFDVPTWQLLLSMGILAITFFGSVWLAAKIYRVGILMYGKKPTFKELYRWTRYKN, from the coding sequence ATGAAAAACCTAGGCCTTATAATCCGCCGGGAATTTCTAACCCGGGTACGCAAACCATCCTTTATCATCCTAACCCTGCTAGCCCCCATATTAATGGCGGCAGTGATGTTTTTACCCGCCTATCTGGCCACCCTACCCGGTGATGAAAAGGTGATCACCATTTTGGATGAGTCCTATTTAATGGACATCTACGATAAAGGGAATGAAGAAATCAGCTTCAAATATCTGAATCCTAAAGATTTTGATTTTGAAACCGCGAAAGCATTGGTAGAAGGCCGTGAGGACTATGCCTTTGTGCATGTTCCTGTAAGCGAGGGTGGTGATCCTGATTTTATCGCTCGTAATATTCGGGTATTCCGAGCGGGCGATTTGAGCCTTTCTGTAGAAAGCTATTTAGAGCGCAGCCTTGAAAAATACATCCAAAAGGAAAAACTGAAAGCGGAAGGTGTAGACCCTGAAGTTGTGGCCCGCACCAAGACCCAGGTCAATCTACGCATCATCAATACCGAAGAAGGCCGGGAAACGGAAAATGCCACCATTGTAAAGATGGGTATTGGCTATGTAGCAGCTTTCGCGATTTACCTCTTCATTTTTATCTACGGTGCCCAAATTATGCGCGGAGTGATCGAAGAAAAGACCAATCGCATTATGGAATTGATGGTCAGCAGTATTCGTCCTTTCGAATTAATGATGGGCAAAATTCTTGGAATCGGCGCCCTAGCCTTATTGCAATTTGTGATTTGGATAGGATTGGGCTTATTGATCTTCACCATCTTCACCGCGGTATTCATTGACCCTAGTTTAAGCAGTGGTACTGCAGTGCAGATGGAAGGCATGAATGCCCTGCCCGATAATGCCGCTTTTGATATTTACCGCAGTTTACAATCCATACCTTTTACTAAGGTCTTACTAAGCTTCCTCTATTATTTCTTTGGTGGATACCTGCTTTATGGTGCTCTTTTCGCAGCTATTGGCTCGGCGGTGGACAAGGAAACCGACTCTCAGCAATTTATGCTTCCCTTGACTATTCCATTAATCTTAAGCCTCATTGTAATCTTAAGGGCTCTGGATAATCCGGATGGAAGTTTAGCGGTTTGGATGTCGATGATCCCTCTAACTTCTCCTTTGGTGATGATGGCGCGAGTACCATTCGATGTGCCTACTTGGCAATTGCTTTTATCCATGGGCATATTGGCCATCACCTTCTTTGGCAGCGTTTGGTTGGCCGCCAAAATATATCGAGTTGGAATCTTGATGTATGGGAAAAAACCTACCTTCAAGGAACTTTATCGTTGGACACGTTATAAGAACTGA
- a CDS encoding ABC transporter ATP-binding protein, giving the protein MIEARGIRKTYGSHQALKGLDLNIKEGSIFGLLGPNGAGKTTFIRILNQILAPDEGEVLIKGEALSGKHISRIGYLPEERGLYPKMKIGEQLLYLAQLKGLSKSQAKERIAYWLKRFELTDRVQTKVEELSKGLAQKVQFIASVIHEPELLILDEPFTGFDPVNTEHIKQEILRLREEGATIIFSTHRMESVEELCEDIVLINKGSRLLGGPLHEVKAQYKSGWYQVETEKEWQIPTGKNWQVEKLNAQLGGKAYRIHPEQNSRAELLESLLSSGLIEFREEIPSLNEIFIQSTRNA; this is encoded by the coding sequence ATGATTGAAGCCCGGGGTATACGTAAAACATATGGCTCGCATCAGGCATTAAAGGGCCTGGACCTCAACATTAAAGAGGGTAGCATTTTTGGCTTACTGGGCCCTAACGGAGCAGGTAAAACCACCTTCATCCGCATCTTAAATCAAATATTAGCTCCCGACGAGGGCGAAGTTCTCATAAAAGGAGAAGCCCTATCGGGAAAACACATCAGCCGTATTGGCTACCTGCCAGAAGAGCGTGGTTTATACCCTAAAATGAAAATCGGGGAGCAATTGCTCTACCTCGCTCAATTGAAGGGTTTAAGTAAAAGCCAGGCCAAAGAGCGTATTGCCTATTGGCTGAAGCGCTTTGAATTGACGGATCGCGTGCAAACCAAGGTAGAAGAGCTCTCCAAAGGACTCGCGCAAAAGGTCCAGTTCATTGCCAGCGTCATCCACGAACCGGAATTACTCATTTTAGATGAGCCATTCACCGGTTTTGATCCGGTTAATACCGAGCATATTAAGCAGGAAATACTTCGCTTACGCGAGGAAGGCGCCACCATTATATTCTCTACCCACCGCATGGAATCGGTAGAGGAACTTTGTGAAGACATAGTGCTGATCAATAAAGGCAGTCGCCTCCTGGGAGGTCCATTGCATGAGGTTAAGGCCCAATATAAAAGTGGCTGGTATCAGGTGGAAACCGAAAAGGAATGGCAAATTCCCACTGGAAAAAACTGGCAGGTGGAAAAGCTTAATGCCCAATTGGGAGGTAAGGCGTATCGCATTCATCCGGAGCAAAACAGCCGGGCTGAATTATTAGAAAGCTTACTTTCCTCCGGCCTGATTGAGTTCCGCGAAGAAATTCCCTCCCTCAACGAAATATTCATTCAAAGCACCCGCAACGCATGA
- the dnaJ gene encoding molecular chaperone DnaJ, with protein sequence MAKRDYYEVLGVSKNATDADIKKAYRKLAIQYHPDKNPDNPEAETKFKEAAEAYEVLSNKEKRQRYDQFGHAGMSGAAGGGRGGFGGGMSMDDIFEQFGDIFGGAFGGGGGFGGFGGRGGGGRRVFKGSNLRVRVKLTLEEIANGATKKLRIKRLVPAEGLSFSTCNTCGGRGQVNRVTNTILGQMQTASTCPTCGGLGKTLDKKPAGADEHGMIRKDDVVEVKIPAGVAEGMQLKVSGKGNAGPLDGVNGDLLVQIEEVPHDELQRDGQNLHYELYISIPDAVLGTKVDIPTLNGKARIKLDAGTQSGKILRLRNKGLPSVESYGTGDILVHVNVWTPKHMDSKYKKMFEEMQENEAFQPKPDRSEKSFFDKVKEMFS encoded by the coding sequence ATGGCGAAGCGAGATTATTACGAAGTATTAGGAGTATCAAAGAATGCCACGGATGCCGATATCAAAAAGGCATACCGCAAACTGGCCATTCAGTATCACCCTGATAAAAACCCCGATAACCCCGAGGCGGAAACTAAGTTTAAGGAAGCGGCAGAAGCTTACGAGGTACTTAGCAACAAAGAAAAACGTCAGCGTTACGATCAATTCGGTCATGCCGGCATGAGCGGTGCGGCCGGTGGCGGTCGTGGTGGCTTCGGAGGCGGCATGAGCATGGATGATATCTTCGAGCAATTCGGAGACATCTTTGGTGGTGCCTTCGGAGGTGGCGGTGGCTTTGGTGGTTTTGGAGGTCGCGGCGGCGGTGGTCGTCGGGTGTTCAAAGGCTCCAACCTCCGGGTACGCGTAAAACTCACTTTGGAAGAAATTGCCAATGGCGCTACTAAAAAATTGCGCATCAAACGCCTGGTACCTGCCGAAGGACTAAGCTTTAGCACCTGTAATACCTGTGGAGGTCGTGGTCAGGTAAACCGCGTTACCAACACTATTTTAGGTCAAATGCAAACGGCCAGCACCTGTCCTACTTGTGGTGGCTTGGGTAAAACCCTCGATAAGAAGCCGGCTGGTGCCGATGAGCATGGCATGATCCGCAAGGATGATGTGGTAGAGGTGAAAATCCCTGCCGGGGTAGCCGAAGGCATGCAATTAAAAGTTTCCGGAAAAGGAAATGCCGGTCCATTGGACGGAGTTAATGGCGACCTGCTGGTTCAGATTGAGGAAGTTCCGCATGATGAGTTGCAACGCGACGGACAAAACTTGCATTACGAATTGTACATCAGTATTCCGGATGCAGTATTAGGTACCAAGGTAGATATCCCAACCCTTAACGGGAAAGCACGCATAAAGCTGGATGCCGGTACTCAAAGCGGAAAAATCCTAAGATTGCGAAACAAAGGATTACCCAGTGTGGAAAGCTATGGCACGGGTGATATCTTAGTTCACGTAAATGTTTGGACTCCCAAGCATATGGACTCCAAGTACAAGAAAATGTTCGAAGAAATGCAAGAGAATGAGGCCTTTCAGCCGAAACCCGATCGCAGTGAGAAATCCTTCTTCGATAAAGTAAAAGAAATGTTCAGCTAA
- a CDS encoding nucleotide exchange factor GrpE, which translates to MSTKNTVQDPDKEALDPKENLAETQAENTDKESVETQEEMSPEEQLEARIAELEEELKAEKDQKLRLYADFENHRKRTAKERVELFGSANQELMSALLPIIDDFKRALSNLKNEEDQEGISLIFNKFENTLKQKGLKPMESTIGKEFNVDTMEAITRIPAPSEDMKGKVVDEIEQGFHLGTKIIRYARVVVGE; encoded by the coding sequence ATGAGTACTAAGAACACAGTACAAGACCCAGATAAAGAAGCCTTGGATCCCAAAGAAAACTTAGCGGAAACCCAAGCCGAAAACACTGATAAAGAATCAGTTGAAACACAAGAAGAAATGAGCCCTGAAGAGCAATTAGAGGCTCGTATCGCAGAATTGGAAGAGGAGCTTAAAGCGGAGAAAGATCAAAAATTAAGGCTCTATGCCGATTTTGAGAATCATCGCAAGCGTACTGCAAAGGAAAGAGTGGAACTCTTTGGCAGTGCCAATCAAGAATTAATGTCAGCCCTTCTGCCAATTATCGATGATTTTAAACGTGCCCTGAGCAATTTAAAAAATGAAGAGGACCAAGAAGGAATCTCTTTGATTTTCAACAAATTTGAGAACACTCTCAAACAGAAGGGCCTGAAACCGATGGAAAGCACCATTGGTAAAGAATTTAATGTAGATACAATGGAGGCCATTACGCGCATCCCCGCCCCGAGCGAAGACATGAAGGGCAAAGTGGTGGATGAAATTGAGCAAGGCTTTCATTTGGGAACGAAAATCATCCGCTACGCCCGTGTAGTGGTTGGTGAATAA